The proteins below are encoded in one region of Candidatus Limnocylindria bacterium:
- a CDS encoding YdeI/OmpD-associated family protein: MWLVSYKAATGKARLTYEESIPDALCYGWIDSVNKPLDDERMGLLFTPRRPGSGWSRSNKVRIARLMKEGRMQPAGLAKIAAAKRDGSWTLLDSVEAMQVPKDLRRALGTAGMRKFDALTPGRRKEHLRMLVTAKKPETRAKRIADVVRVVTHAVAP; encoded by the coding sequence GTGTGGCTCGTCTCGTACAAGGCCGCCACCGGCAAAGCTCGACTCACGTACGAGGAGTCCATCCCGGACGCCTTGTGCTACGGCTGGATCGACAGCGTGAACAAGCCGCTCGACGACGAGCGCATGGGTCTGCTCTTCACGCCTCGGAGGCCGGGCAGCGGATGGTCGCGCTCGAACAAGGTCCGCATCGCGCGCCTCATGAAGGAGGGGCGGATGCAGCCGGCGGGGCTGGCCAAGATCGCGGCCGCGAAGAGAGACGGCTCGTGGACCCTTCTCGACAGCGTCGAGGCGATGCAGGTCCCGAAGGATCTGCGACGCGCACTTGGTACGGCGGGTATGCGGAAGTTCGACGCGCTCACGCCGGGACGCAGGAAGGAGCATCTGCGGATGCTCGTGACGGCGAAGAAGCCTGAAACACGTGCGAAGCGCATCGCGGACGTCGTGCGCGTCGTGACCCATGCAGTGGCTCCGTAG